DNA from Mesorhizobium loti R88b:
GGCTGGATCCGAACCGAATGACCACGCCTTTTCAGGTCCTCCAAAACATCGAAAAGCAGATAGGGGCTGCCCCTGCGCAACATCAGGTTTCGCCTGCCCAGGAACCGGTCATGCTCATGCGTTATGATAACGATGCGCGCCACTTATAACCCCTTGGCTTCAATGCCCGCTTCTATTAAGCCGCTCTAATTAGTCGATGCCAGACCTTATTGGGCTCCAGCGGGTTTGAATGACAAATCATTGGGATAATTATCACCAGCGTTGGCAGTTGCTGGACGCCCCGCTGCGGCCGACCGCGGAAACAGTTGGCATATTCGATCGCGAACTTGACCTCGGAAATGCCGACGTTCTTCTGCTCGGCGTGACCCCTGAACTGGCAGTCCTGGGCAGATCGATGCTGGCGATCGACCAGTCAGCAACCATGATTTCCGGCGTATGGGCCGGCGACAACGCCTCGCGAAAGGCGATGGCGGGAAATTGGCTCAGCCTCCCCTTGGAGCAGGCAAGTTTCGACGCGGTCATCGGCGATGGATGCCTCTCGGCGGTCGATACCAAAGCTGCACGCCACACGCTGTTCGGGGAAATCGCAAGAGTGCTCAAGCCCTGCAGGCGCGCGGCGATCCGCGTTTTTGCACGGCCAGAAACAGCGGATGATTTGCAGAGCATCGAAGCTCTGGTTTTGGCCGGTGGAGTCGAGAATTTCCACGCGCTCAAATGGCGCATCGCAATGGCCTGCACGAGCGACGACGGCGATTTCACAGTCAAGGTGCGAACGATCCGCGACACCTTCGATAGCATGTTCCCCGATCGCGAAGCTCTTGCCGCACGAACAGGATGGAGCATGACATCGATCAACACAGTCGATGTCTATGCCGGCTCGGACATAAGCTACAGCTTCGCGACGCTGGCCACGCTGATCGACGAGGCAAGCAACCGGTTCGGCGAGGTATGCGTCGTGCCGAGCGGCTCTTACCCGCTGGCGGAACGCTGCCCGCTGCTGGTGCTTGGGTCGCCGAGGCGGCTGTAAGCCTTGTATACCCCCTGTTGTCGGATGACAGCCGGCTCTGCAGTTGATGCGTTGGCGGTCGGGATTTTGCGCAATCGCAGGCCAGCACGAGAAAAATTTCCTGCGATAGCCCATTCCCACGCGCCTTGACTCTCGAAAGCCCCGCGCCTATTTCAGCGCGACGTTAGCACTCGCCTTTGGTGAGTGCTAACTCATATCCGGCGCCGCCGGATGGAGGAACTGTTTCTCACCGTTCTCATCGAGGAAGAAAAAATGGCAAAGTCGAAATTCCGCCCGCTTCATGACCGCGTGGTCGTTCGCCGGGTCGAATCCGAATCCAAGACCGCCGGCGGGATCATCATCCCGGATACGGCAAAGGAAAAGCCGCAGGAAGGCGAGATCATCGCTGTCGGCTCCGGCGCTCGT
Protein-coding regions in this window:
- the groES gene encoding co-chaperone GroES; the encoded protein is MAKSKFRPLHDRVVVRRVESESKTAGGIIIPDTAKEKPQEGEIIAVGSGARDEAGKLVPLDVKAGDRILFGKWSGTEVKLNGEDLLIMKESDIMGIIG
- a CDS encoding class I SAM-dependent methyltransferase, with the translated sequence MTNHWDNYHQRWQLLDAPLRPTAETVGIFDRELDLGNADVLLLGVTPELAVLGRSMLAIDQSATMISGVWAGDNASRKAMAGNWLSLPLEQASFDAVIGDGCLSAVDTKAARHTLFGEIARVLKPCRRAAIRVFARPETADDLQSIEALVLAGGVENFHALKWRIAMACTSDDGDFTVKVRTIRDTFDSMFPDREALAARTGWSMTSINTVDVYAGSDISYSFATLATLIDEASNRFGEVCVVPSGSYPLAERCPLLVLGSPRRL